One Rhodothermales bacterium genomic window carries:
- a CDS encoding bifunctional phosphoglucose/phosphomannose isomerase yields MQARNDLSLSDIRRIDTRGMFDLVSGFPDHFKQGRAIAEEVSLTLDATKKKQLVVIGMGGSAISGDLLRCYAVDQSPIPIQVVRHYALPASIDSNTVVVASSFSGNTEESLAGFEEALARKATIVCIASGGALLDLARKHGLPYAQIPGGMPPRAALGYSLSVLFVFARKMGLIQVPDEAWGEADALLRKQTERYANLEVSHLARTVAEGLLDRFPVVYSANGLLEAVNWRWRGQFQENSKMLAAGNLYPELNHNEIMGWEETGAPTLHDRMGVVVLRDREDHPRIQHRMDVTRSLIASRAGSWTEVSTEGQHRLTRMTSLINLGDWVSLYAAYLRNVDPTPIGLIDQLKDALARV; encoded by the coding sequence ATGCAAGCCAGAAATGATTTGAGCCTCTCCGATATTCGCCGGATCGACACCAGGGGCATGTTCGACCTGGTCTCCGGCTTTCCCGACCACTTCAAACAGGGACGCGCCATCGCCGAAGAGGTGTCGCTCACGCTGGATGCGACGAAGAAGAAACAACTCGTCGTGATCGGCATGGGTGGTTCGGCGATCTCGGGCGACCTGTTGCGCTGCTATGCGGTCGACCAGTCGCCGATCCCCATCCAGGTGGTGCGCCACTACGCGTTGCCGGCGTCGATCGACAGCAACACGGTCGTCGTGGCGTCCAGCTTCTCCGGCAACACGGAAGAGTCGCTCGCCGGCTTCGAGGAGGCGCTCGCCCGCAAGGCCACGATCGTGTGCATCGCCTCCGGCGGCGCCCTGCTCGACCTGGCCCGCAAGCACGGGCTGCCCTACGCCCAGATTCCCGGCGGGATGCCGCCCCGGGCCGCCCTGGGGTACTCGCTCTCCGTCCTCTTTGTCTTCGCGCGCAAGATGGGCCTGATTCAGGTGCCCGACGAGGCGTGGGGCGAGGCGGATGCCCTGCTCCGCAAGCAGACCGAGCGCTATGCCAACCTGGAAGTCTCGCATCTCGCACGCACGGTCGCGGAAGGCCTCCTCGATCGTTTTCCGGTGGTGTACAGCGCGAATGGGCTGCTAGAGGCCGTGAATTGGCGCTGGCGGGGCCAGTTCCAGGAAAACAGCAAGATGCTCGCCGCCGGCAACCTCTATCCCGAACTCAATCACAACGAGATCATGGGGTGGGAGGAGACCGGCGCACCGACGCTGCACGACCGGATGGGCGTGGTTGTCCTGCGCGACCGCGAGGACCATCCCCGCATCCAGCATCGCATGGACGTCACGCGTTCGCTGATCGCGTCGCGGGCCGGCAGCTGGACCGAGGTGTCGACGGAAGGACAGCATCGCCTCACGCGCATGACCTCGCTCATCAACCTCGGCGACTGGGTCAGTCTGTACGCCGCGTATCTCCGGAACGTCGACCCGACGCCGATCGGGCTGATCGACCAGCTCAAAGACGCCCTGGCCAGGGTCTGA
- a CDS encoding HPr family phosphocarrier protein: MLVRELTVTNKAGLHTRPASMIVRAAARFKSDFYIQKDGYEINGKSIIGVMTLAAEQGAILKLTFDGEDEAAAAEEISRIFADGFGEEK; this comes from the coding sequence ATGCTTGTTCGAGAATTAACCGTTACCAACAAGGCCGGCCTGCACACGCGGCCGGCGTCGATGATCGTGCGGGCCGCCGCGCGCTTCAAGTCCGATTTCTACATCCAGAAGGACGGCTACGAGATCAACGGCAAAAGCATCATCGGCGTGATGACGCTGGCAGCGGAACAGGGGGCGATTCTGAAACTGACCTTCGACGGCGAAGACGAAGCCGCGGCGGCCGAGGAGATCTCCAGGATTTTTGCCGACGGGTTCGGCGAAGAAAAATAG
- the ptsP gene encoding phosphoenolpyruvate--protein phosphotransferase yields the protein MDAGLPRVRESADPANGERVLHGMGVSQGIAIGPVYLYTREALDVQRRPLEPDEVEQEIERFRAAVANAERELEKIASVAREKLGETSAGIFMAQALMLQDVAFQDEVIGRIRNEHINAGYVVKAAISESRQRMEASESEYIRERANDLLDVQDRIVRNLRRGKLISAIEPETIVIAENLTAADVILFSRRNIRGCATDFGGPTSHVSIMARALGVPAVVSMHRVSRDVEQGDMVILDGFNGRVIVNPTPKTRQVYERLRERYQRLVKEQRAYIPLASETRDGVRISLRANLEFKEEIELVDEFGAEGIGLFRTEFLFLMRGKLTCTEDEQYETYRDIVLSNLNGPTTLRLLDLGGDKMLPMAHREHNPFLGWRGIRVLLDKQEDLLIPQLRAILRASAHGPVRILVPMITDVAEVIEVKQIMAAVKEDLRHERVPFDEETPFGIMVEVPAVALTADHFASEVDFFSIGTNDLTQYVLAVDRGNDLVSDLYQALHPSVLLLIERIVAAADKEGIPVSVCGELAADPRAIPILVGLGIREFSAAPIFLPEIKRVIRSMERHEAEQLAREVMHTYDQKTRSHILLNWLKARDIDYFQFLRDETNGGSEPRVSPQDASHS from the coding sequence ATGGATGCCGGCCTTCCCCGGGTGCGGGAGTCCGCTGACCCCGCCAACGGGGAACGCGTGCTGCATGGCATGGGCGTATCCCAGGGCATCGCGATCGGCCCGGTATACCTCTACACGCGGGAGGCGCTCGACGTGCAGCGGCGGCCGCTCGAGCCCGACGAGGTGGAGCAGGAAATAGAGCGGTTCAGGGCCGCGGTGGCGAATGCCGAGCGCGAACTCGAGAAAATCGCGTCCGTCGCCCGCGAGAAACTGGGCGAAACGAGCGCCGGCATCTTCATGGCGCAGGCCCTCATGCTGCAGGATGTCGCCTTTCAGGATGAGGTGATCGGCCGTATCCGCAACGAGCACATCAACGCCGGCTATGTGGTGAAGGCCGCGATCTCGGAAAGCCGGCAGCGCATGGAGGCTAGCGAGAGCGAGTACATCCGCGAACGCGCCAACGACTTGCTCGACGTGCAGGACCGCATCGTCCGCAACCTCCGGCGCGGCAAGCTGATCTCCGCCATCGAGCCGGAGACGATCGTCATCGCCGAAAACCTCACGGCCGCGGACGTCATCCTCTTCAGCCGGCGCAACATCCGGGGCTGCGCGACCGACTTCGGCGGCCCGACCTCGCACGTATCGATCATGGCGCGCGCGCTCGGCGTGCCGGCGGTGGTCAGCATGCATCGCGTCAGCCGCGACGTCGAGCAGGGCGACATGGTCATCCTTGACGGGTTCAACGGCCGCGTGATCGTCAACCCGACGCCGAAAACACGCCAGGTCTACGAGCGCCTCCGCGAACGCTACCAGCGCCTCGTCAAGGAGCAGCGCGCCTACATCCCGCTGGCCTCCGAAACCCGGGACGGCGTCCGCATTTCGCTGCGCGCCAACCTGGAGTTCAAGGAGGAGATCGAACTGGTCGATGAGTTCGGCGCGGAGGGCATCGGCCTGTTTCGGACGGAGTTCTTGTTTCTGATGCGGGGCAAGCTGACGTGCACCGAGGACGAGCAGTACGAAACCTACCGGGATATCGTCCTTTCAAACCTGAACGGGCCGACGACGCTGCGGCTGCTCGATCTCGGGGGAGATAAGATGCTGCCGATGGCGCACCGCGAGCACAACCCATTTCTGGGATGGCGCGGGATCCGGGTGCTGCTGGACAAACAGGAAGACCTGCTCATTCCCCAACTCCGCGCCATCCTGCGGGCCAGCGCCCACGGGCCGGTGCGCATCCTGGTGCCGATGATCACGGATGTGGCGGAGGTCATCGAGGTGAAGCAGATCATGGCCGCCGTCAAGGAGGATCTGCGGCACGAGCGCGTCCCGTTCGACGAGGAGACGCCGTTCGGCATCATGGTCGAGGTGCCGGCCGTGGCGCTTACCGCCGACCATTTCGCGAGCGAGGTCGACTTCTTCTCCATCGGCACGAACGACCTCACGCAATACGTGCTGGCCGTCGATCGTGGCAACGACCTGGTGTCCGATTTGTACCAGGCGCTGCACCCTTCCGTGCTGCTGCTGATCGAGCGCATCGTCGCTGCGGCCGACAAAGAGGGCATCCCGGTCAGCGTCTGCGGCGAGCTCGCCGCGGACCCGCGGGCGATCCCGATCCTGGTTGGGCTGGGGATACGGGAGTTCAGCGCGGCGCCTATCTTTTTGCCTGAGATTAAACGCGTGATCCGATCGATGGAACGACATGAAGCTGAGCAGCTGGCCCGGGAAGTGATGCATACGTACGACCAGAAGACGCGCTCGCACATCCTGCTGAACTGGCTGAAAGCGCGTGATATCGACTATTTCCAGTTCCTGCGCGACGAGACCAACGGGGGATCCGAACCCCGCGTGTCGCCCCAGGACGCCTCTCATTCCTGA